Sequence from the Pseudophaeobacter arcticus DSM 23566 genome:
AATGGATTTGCCAAAGGCAACCAGATAGATGCCTTCGACCAGGACCACCACTCCGACAAAGATCAGGATATAGATGACCGGTTCTGCGCTCAGTTGCATCTTCAGACCTCCACTTGGTTGGGTTCATAAATTGATGGCGGCAGGTCATAGCCCCAAAGACGGAAGCGCTCGGAATAGTGGCTGCGCACGCCAGTGGCGGTGAAATGGCCGATGATCTTGTTGTCGGGGGTCAGCCCAACGCGCTGGAAGCGGAACAGTTCCTGCATCGAGATCACGTCGCCCTCCATGCCGGTGATTTCGGTGATCGAGGTCATCCGGCGCGAGCCGTCCTGCAAACGCGAGGCCTGCACGATGACGTTCACCGCCGAAGCGATCTGACTGCGCACAGCCTTGATAGGCATTTCCATGCCGGCCATGGCGATCATGTTCTCCAGTCGAGAAATGCCATCGCGCGCCGAGTTGGCGTGGATTGTGGTCATTGATCCATCGTGGCCGGTGTTCATTGCCTGCAACATGTCGATGACTTCTTCGCCGCGGGTTTCCCCCACGATGATCCGGTCCGGACGCATCCGCAGGGCGTTTTTCAGACAGTCGCGCGGCGAGACTTCGCCCTTGCCTTCAACATTGGGCGGGCGGCTTTCCATGCGGCCCACATGGGTCTGTTGCAGCTGAAGTTCCGCAGTATCTTCGATGGTCAGAATACGTTCGGCGTTATCAATGAAGGACGAAAGAGCGTTGAGCGTGGTGGTTTTACCAGACCCGGTCCCGCCCGACACAATCACGTTGAGCCGGGTCGAGACGGCAGCCTGGAGGTAGGCGGCCATTTCTTCTGTGAAGGCGCCAAATTCAACCAGATCATCAATGCCGAGTTTGTCCTTTTTGAACTTCCGGATCGACACCAGCGAACCATCCACCGCAACCGGAGGCACCATGGCGTTGAACCGCGAACCATCAGCCAGACGGGCATCCACATAGGGGTTGCTTTCATCCACCCGGCGGCCAACGGCCGAGACAATCTTGTCGATGATCCGCATCAGGTGCTTTTCATCTTTGAAGGCGATGTTGCTCAGCTGCAGTTTACCATTGCGTTCAATAAAGATCTGGTGGGGGCCATTGACCAGAATGTCGCTGACGGTTTCATCCTGCAAAAGCGTCTCAAGCGGGCCCAGGCCGGTGACCTCATCATAGAGCTCTTTGTTGAGTGTCATGCGGTCTTCGCGGTTGAGCACGATGCCCTTTTCTTCGAGAATCTCAGCGGCAATGGCAGAAATTTCGCCGCGCAGCTCGGCTTCTGGGGCGGTTTCCAATGCGGCCAGGTTGAGGTTTTCCAGCAGATCGCGGTGCAGCTGTACCTTGATCTCGCTCAGGCGCTCCTGGCGCTTGCGGTCCTTGTCATGAGCTGCGGCTTCGGCTGCCTGGCGCGTGATCGGGCGTCGCAGGCTGGGTTTTGCGGCCGGGCTGGGCGCCGCCACGACGGCGGCCTCGGCGACCGGTGCTGCGGCTTTGGGCTTGGATGCTTGTTTCTTGTACTTGGAAAACATGAGAGACCCCCCGGGTACTCAGTAAAATGGGACGGTAGAGACTAGGCGGCTGCCTCGGCCTCGCTGGCCCCCAAGTCGTGCAGGGAGCGTGCCAGTTTGGCGATTTCCTTGCGCAGGGGGTTCTTGGCGTTTGATGTCGCCAGTGGCAGCCCGTGATCACAGCTCTGGGTGATCGGTTTACCGCCATCGGGCAGTTGCAGATCAATGGAGATCCCAAGGCTTTCTGCCATGCGCTTGACCCGGCTTTTGCCGCTGAGGTCGGTGAATTTTGGCGCCCGGTTCAGGGCAAAGCGCAGCTTGTCAAAAGGCAGGCCTTCGGATTGCAGCGCCCGTTTCAGGCGCAGGGCGTTTTGGGCCGAACGCATGTCCAGCTCGATCAGAGCAAAATAGACATGGGCCATCTGCAAAATGGTTTCCGACCATTGCACCAGGGTATGGGGCATGTCGATGATGACAAAATCAAAATGACTGCGGGCCATTTCCACCACGCGCTCGATGTCTTCCACCGAGATGAATTCCAGCGGAATCATGTCGCTGGGCGCGGTCAGAACCTGCAGTTTTTCCTCAAAGGGCAGCAGAGCCTGGCCAAAGATGTCGGCATCCATCTCTTCGGTTTCGCTCCACATCTCCATCACGATCTCGCGGCGCGGCAGATCAAGGTAGGTCGAAACCGACCCCTGCTGCATATCAAAGTCGAGCAGGCAAACCGAAGGTGCCTTGCGTGTGCTCATCTCGGCCAGCTCCCAGGCGAGATTCACCGCCAGTGTGGTCGATCCGGTGCCGCCGGCCAGACCATGACAGACGATAACTGCACCTTCGCGGCGGGCGTCCGGCTGCAGGGCGTGCAGATTGCTGGGTGCCACCGGCTCGGGTTCGGGGGTGCTGAGCCGATCAATGGCGGCCTGCAACTCACGCTCTGGCAGCGGGTAGGGGATGAACTCGTCGGCGCCCTGGCGCAGCAAGGTGTGCAGCGCGGCGGGGCTGACTTCCTCGGCGATCAGAATCACCTTGATGTCGCGGAGCTTGGCCTGCGTGATGATTTCGCCCATCTGGGCAAGATTGGCTTCGTCGTCAGCGTCCATTGCCAGGGCGATAAATTCCAGGGTCTCGGCTTCGGGCTGGGCAAAAAAGGCCAGGGTTTCGTTAAACCCAAGATCTCCCCAGGTTTCCCCCAGAGCGGCTTCCATATCTTCAATCAAGAGGTCGAAATTCTGCACGTCACGGCTGACTGTGCAGGCAACAATGGCAGCTGTTTCAGTTTGTGGCATTTCACCGCTCATCGACATTATCCTCTTGGTTTCAAAGCGGCCTGACAAAAGACGGATTGCCTGGCTGCCTCTGAGGCTCAATGTCAACGAAGATCTGGGCGAGATTGGGGCCAAAAAGCCCCAATTATTGGGAATTGTTAAGAGTTCCTAAAAGTCTAAGAACTTGGCGGACCCACAGGCCTGATTATTCCCCTGCGGTGGGCAGGGATTCCTCAACGGTCAGTGTTGTGGCTGCAACCGCGCTTTCGACGTAGTCGCGATAGACGATCTGCGCATATTTCCCATCCAGTACCGAAGGGTGGCGTTTCAGGAAGCCGCTTACTTCGGTGACGGTGCGGCGATTGCGGCGCTCGGGTTCCTGGGTCAGGATCAGCGGCTGGCTTTCCCCCTGCGAGACCATGGCCTCCAGGCGGCGGCGATCAATGCCACGGCTCACCAGGTGGTTGACGGCGGCACGGGCGCGGCGCAGGCCCAGCCGCTTGTTGTAGCTGTTGCCACCAACAGCGTCAGTGTGGCCATAGACCCGGAAGCGGACTTCGGGGAATTGCTTGATCCATGCTGCCTGCCGGTCCAGCACCGCACGGGCTTCGCCATCCAGGCGGGCCTCATTAAAGGCAAAGTTGATAGTGGTTGGCACTTCTTCGGCAAACCGGGCGGCCAGTTGAATGGCATATTCGCCTTCGCCGCGCATCACCGCCGCGTTATTGGCGGTGGCAGCACCCATCAGGCTGCTGTCCAGCGGTTCCCCGGCCTGATGGTGGCTACAGGCCGTGGCGCCAAGGGTCAGCCCCAGGATCGCTATGCTTTTGATCATTTTCCCGGTCATCCTTTGCATTAGTCCATCACATAGCCGTAAGAGCCGTTGAAGTCTTGCTTGGCAACTTCGCTGGCGGGGCCCTTTTGGGAATGAACCGTGCGGCCAAAGAGAAAGAGCTCAGACTCGCTGGGGGGCTTGATACGATCGGTTGGCAGGCTCAGGGCCTCGCCACGGGTGGGGGTCACCAGATGGGCACTGACGATAATCACCAGCTCCGTCTGGTCGCGCTGATAATCGGCACTGCGGAACAGGGCGCCAAGCACAGGCACATCCCCAAGCCATGGCACCTGTGAAGTCTGATCGAGAAAGTCATCCTGCACCAGCCCGGCAACGGCAAAGCTCTCGCCGTCGCGCAGCTCGACAGTGGTTGAGGTTTCGCGGCGTGAAAACGCGGCCACGTTGAGGCCATTTGCAGTGATCGAATTGGTGGAATCTACCGCAGAAACGGCGGCCTTGAGCTCGAGATTGATCAGATCGCCATCCACAACTCGTGGAATGAAGTTCAACTCGATACCAAAGGGTTTGAACTCGATGGAGACAGTGCCGCCATCCTGGGCGACCGGAATAGGGTACTCACCACCGGCAAGAAATTTGGCCTCTTGCCCGGAGAGGGCAGAGAGGTTGGGTTCGGCCAGGGTGCGCACGACGCCTTTGCGTTCCAGGGCTTCCAGCAACAGGCCAACCTGAAGCGATCCAACACCGAACTGAAAGGCAACTGCCCCGGCAATGCCGTCTTTGACTTCGATGGGATTGCCGAGCCCATTGGTCCCTTGCAGCCATTGGCCGGTTTCTCCAGAGGTGCCGCTGCTGCCCCCCAGAGCAACCGAGGAATGCAGCGCTTTGGAGACGGAGCGCTGCATTTCGGCAAAACGCACCTTCAGCATGACCTGCTGCACACCGCCGACGCTCATCAGGTTGCTCACCCGCTCGGGGGCATAGCGCTCGGCCAGATCCAGGGCGCGTTGCAGGCGCGCAGCACTGGAGACATTGCCGGACAGAACGATACCGTCGTT
This genomic interval carries:
- a CDS encoding CpaF family protein — translated: MFSKYKKQASKPKAAAPVAEAAVVAAPSPAAKPSLRRPITRQAAEAAAHDKDRKRQERLSEIKVQLHRDLLENLNLAALETAPEAELRGEISAIAAEILEEKGIVLNREDRMTLNKELYDEVTGLGPLETLLQDETVSDILVNGPHQIFIERNGKLQLSNIAFKDEKHLMRIIDKIVSAVGRRVDESNPYVDARLADGSRFNAMVPPVAVDGSLVSIRKFKKDKLGIDDLVEFGAFTEEMAAYLQAAVSTRLNVIVSGGTGSGKTTTLNALSSFIDNAERILTIEDTAELQLQQTHVGRMESRPPNVEGKGEVSPRDCLKNALRMRPDRIIVGETRGEEVIDMLQAMNTGHDGSMTTIHANSARDGISRLENMIAMAGMEMPIKAVRSQIASAVNVIVQASRLQDGSRRMTSITEITGMEGDVISMQELFRFQRVGLTPDNKIIGHFTATGVRSHYSERFRLWGYDLPPSIYEPNQVEV
- a CDS encoding AAA family ATPase, which translates into the protein MSGEMPQTETAAIVACTVSRDVQNFDLLIEDMEAALGETWGDLGFNETLAFFAQPEAETLEFIALAMDADDEANLAQMGEIITQAKLRDIKVILIAEEVSPAALHTLLRQGADEFIPYPLPERELQAAIDRLSTPEPEPVAPSNLHALQPDARREGAVIVCHGLAGGTGSTTLAVNLAWELAEMSTRKAPSVCLLDFDMQQGSVSTYLDLPRREIVMEMWSETEEMDADIFGQALLPFEEKLQVLTAPSDMIPLEFISVEDIERVVEMARSHFDFVIIDMPHTLVQWSETILQMAHVYFALIELDMRSAQNALRLKRALQSEGLPFDKLRFALNRAPKFTDLSGKSRVKRMAESLGISIDLQLPDGGKPITQSCDHGLPLATSNAKNPLRKEIAKLARSLHDLGASEAEAAA
- a CDS encoding OmpA family protein codes for the protein MIKSIAILGLTLGATACSHHQAGEPLDSSLMGAATANNAAVMRGEGEYAIQLAARFAEEVPTTINFAFNEARLDGEARAVLDRQAAWIKQFPEVRFRVYGHTDAVGGNSYNKRLGLRRARAAVNHLVSRGIDRRRLEAMVSQGESQPLILTQEPERRNRRTVTEVSGFLKRHPSVLDGKYAQIVYRDYVESAVAATTLTVEESLPTAGE
- a CDS encoding type II and III secretion system protein family protein; this translates as MRIRGFMAAALTGLSLLCMAAPEASLANGLREVKRGTSVTLDVPMNRAVVVESDDPFAELSIANPNIADISSLSDRTIYVLGKSPGLTTLTLLDASGKLITNVNVRVAADVTEFKERLRQILPGEQIEVRTANDGIVLSGNVSSAARLQRALDLAERYAPERVSNLMSVGGVQQVMLKVRFAEMQRSVSKALHSSVALGGSSGTSGETGQWLQGTNGLGNPIEVKDGIAGAVAFQFGVGSLQVGLLLEALERKGVVRTLAEPNLSALSGQEAKFLAGGEYPIPVAQDGGTVSIEFKPFGIELNFIPRVVDGDLINLELKAAVSAVDSTNSITANGLNVAAFSRRETSTTVELRDGESFAVAGLVQDDFLDQTSQVPWLGDVPVLGALFRSADYQRDQTELVIIVSAHLVTPTRGEALSLPTDRIKPPSESELFLFGRTVHSQKGPASEVAKQDFNGSYGYVMD